From a single Pseudobutyrivibrio xylanivorans genomic region:
- a CDS encoding extracellular solute-binding protein, with amino-acid sequence METKLSTIKRIMAASLVATTFVGCGKETVDNTPASEDSITLDWYINYSWFNTGWGSSVVSRAITENTGVNINFITPQGNEEEKLNALIESGSLPDLITLGWWEPQVNEMIQKDMVHAINQLADEYDPYFYQVCDKQAVSWYTQSDGNIYGYPCSSVTPQDVESNDNIGSNQTFLVRKDIYEAIGSPDMTTIVGFERAVRKAKQMFPEVDGKPLIPIGAHLFDDSGNVSFDQYLQNFLAVPYEKDGKLYDRNTDPEYIEWLKMFRQLNEEGYLATDIFIDQRIQMEEKLAEGRYFCMLYQYTDMAAQQKLLYSRDPNSIYIAVDGPKNKNGDDPVLPTNTVSGWTVTMISKNCKNPDRAIQFMDYLISEEGQKLVYLGVEGITYEMVDGKPVIKPEVLSLLNSDRVTYDKIYGADDAYWMLQDNVMQLKWRPENTSPTTQLEEWTYDYASYTGQYDVILPADTEDAYVDSQIKALWAQTLQELLISESEEEFDEILERYKEERNALGYEQLQEKRYQYVAKAKEKLGID; translated from the coding sequence ATGGAAACTAAATTGAGCACAATTAAAAGAATAATGGCGGCGAGCTTAGTGGCGACAACGTTTGTGGGCTGTGGAAAGGAAACTGTAGATAATACACCAGCATCAGAGGATTCGATTACTTTGGACTGGTATATTAATTATTCCTGGTTTAATACAGGCTGGGGAAGCAGTGTGGTTTCCAGGGCCATTACGGAGAACACTGGGGTCAATATTAATTTCATAACGCCACAGGGTAATGAAGAGGAAAAGCTTAATGCTTTGATAGAGTCTGGATCTCTGCCTGATTTGATTACTTTGGGATGGTGGGAGCCTCAGGTCAACGAGATGATACAGAAGGATATGGTGCATGCCATTAATCAGTTGGCAGATGAGTATGACCCATATTTTTATCAGGTGTGCGATAAGCAGGCTGTTAGTTGGTATACCCAAAGTGATGGAAATATCTATGGTTATCCTTGTTCTAGTGTCACTCCTCAGGACGTGGAGAGCAACGATAACATAGGCTCGAATCAGACTTTTTTGGTAAGGAAGGATATTTACGAGGCTATCGGAAGTCCGGATATGACCACCATTGTAGGTTTTGAGAGGGCTGTTAGAAAGGCAAAGCAGATGTTTCCTGAAGTGGATGGAAAGCCTCTTATCCCAATAGGTGCACATCTTTTTGATGATTCGGGAAATGTATCCTTTGATCAGTATCTACAGAATTTTTTGGCTGTGCCATACGAAAAGGACGGCAAGCTCTATGATAGAAATACAGACCCTGAGTACATCGAGTGGCTAAAGATGTTCAGACAGCTAAACGAGGAAGGGTATCTTGCTACAGATATTTTTATCGACCAGAGAATCCAGATGGAGGAAAAGTTGGCTGAGGGAAGGTATTTTTGCATGCTATATCAGTATACGGATATGGCAGCCCAGCAGAAGCTACTTTACTCCAGAGACCCTAATAGCATTTATATAGCTGTGGATGGTCCGAAGAATAAAAATGGGGATGACCCTGTGCTTCCTACAAACACAGTCAGTGGATGGACTGTTACTATGATTTCTAAAAACTGCAAAAATCCGGATAGGGCTATTCAGTTTATGGATTACCTGATTTCGGAGGAGGGGCAGAAGTTAGTGTATCTGGGAGTGGAAGGAATCACCTACGAAATGGTGGATGGCAAGCCAGTGATAAAACCAGAGGTGCTGTCACTGCTTAATTCTGATAGGGTCACCTACGACAAGATTTATGGGGCAGATGATGCATATTGGATGCTGCAGGATAACGTAATGCAGCTAAAGTGGCGGCCAGAGAATACTTCCCCTACTACTCAACTGGAGGAGTGGACCTATGATTATGCCAGCTACACAGGTCAGTATGATGTTATTTTGCCAGCGGATACTGAGGATGCTTATGTAGATAGTCAGATAAAGGCACTGTGGGCGCAGACTTTACAGGAGTTGCTTATTTCTGAAAGTGAAGAAGAGTTTGATGAAATTTTAGAAAGATATAAAGAAGAGCGTAACGCGTTAGGCTACGAACAGCTTCAGGAGAAACGATATCAATATGTTGCAAAAGCAAAAGAAAAATTGGGAATCGATTAA
- a CDS encoding carbohydrate ABC transporter permease — MATKIKKVILYIALIVLALGCLLPFWLMIVNSTRSGVEITHSFSFLPGHSLKDNWVVLFDYVNLFRGFGNSIKVAVPATLLTAYFSAITAYAMAMYEWKGNNLLFKVIVVFMMIPAQLSLIGFYNLCQKLRLIDSYIPLIVPAIAAPGIVFFLRQYVKSTLSKALLEAARIDGASEIHTFHKIVLPIMAPGIATMSIGAFIGNWNSYLTPLILLNTPKKMTLPVMISTLNAATDLQKNQGAIYLGVAISVVPIMIVFAFCSKYIISSISAGSVKE, encoded by the coding sequence ATGGCTACAAAAATCAAAAAAGTAATTCTTTATATAGCACTAATTGTGTTAGCCCTTGGATGTCTTCTTCCATTTTGGCTTATGATTGTAAATTCCACCCGTTCCGGTGTGGAAATCACACATTCATTTTCATTTTTGCCAGGCCACAGCCTAAAGGACAACTGGGTAGTACTCTTCGATTATGTAAATCTATTCAGAGGTTTTGGAAACAGTATAAAAGTGGCTGTTCCTGCCACACTTCTTACAGCATATTTTTCAGCCATCACAGCATACGCTATGGCTATGTATGAGTGGAAGGGCAACAACCTTTTATTCAAGGTAATCGTGGTATTTATGATGATACCAGCACAGCTTTCTCTTATCGGATTCTATAATCTTTGCCAAAAGCTTAGACTAATAGATTCATACATTCCTCTTATTGTTCCTGCCATAGCGGCGCCTGGAATCGTATTCTTCCTTCGTCAATACGTGAAATCAACCTTATCAAAGGCGCTGCTGGAAGCAGCAAGAATCGACGGGGCATCGGAAATACATACTTTCCACAAGATTGTACTTCCAATTATGGCACCTGGTATTGCTACCATGTCCATCGGAGCTTTCATTGGAAACTGGAATTCATACCTGACACCATTAATTCTCTTAAATACTCCTAAAAAGATGACTTTACCGGTTATGATTTCCACACTTAATGCTGCCACCGACTTACAAAAAAATCAGGGTGCAATCTACCTTGGCGTTGCCATATCCGTAGTGCCAATCATGATTGTATTCGCATTCTGCTCTAAGTACATCATCAGCAGTATTTCCGCTGGAAGCGTAAAAGAATAA
- a CDS encoding carbohydrate ABC transporter permease, giving the protein MKAFSFKNLMKNRNNAAYLFVLPFVIVFLIFSVYPVFRTLYLSFTEYKGYGDPTLVGLDNYKRVIGDKFFWRSLYNTVKMWGLNIVLQLGLAFLLTIVFSDIKYKISGLPVFRAVYYLPNLIAATSVAFLFKTLLDWKYGTFNQILLAAGIIDQQVNWLGQRSTAWAVVAVIQAWMWFGNSFIMLMAGVQGIPQAYFEAAAIDGAGRWKTFGKITLPLLRPILLYVAVTSLIGGLQLFDLPFLINGVAGASTAGEPGGTLQTVVMYMYKFGFETHQVGFASAIAYTLFIIILIVSVLEFKFIGEKED; this is encoded by the coding sequence ATGAAAGCGTTTTCTTTTAAGAATTTGATGAAGAATAGGAATAATGCAGCATATCTATTTGTGCTCCCATTCGTCATCGTTTTTTTGATTTTTAGTGTTTATCCTGTTTTTAGAACACTTTACCTAAGTTTTACAGAGTACAAGGGCTATGGTGACCCTACTCTCGTTGGATTAGATAATTACAAGCGTGTTATAGGAGATAAATTCTTCTGGCGTTCGCTTTACAACACGGTAAAAATGTGGGGCTTAAACATTGTTTTACAGCTTGGTCTTGCTTTTTTACTTACTATCGTATTTTCGGATATTAAATACAAGATTTCTGGACTTCCAGTTTTCAGAGCAGTTTACTATCTTCCAAATCTTATTGCAGCCACATCGGTAGCTTTTCTTTTCAAAACATTATTAGATTGGAAATATGGTACCTTCAACCAGATTCTCCTTGCAGCAGGCATTATTGACCAGCAGGTAAACTGGCTTGGACAGCGCTCTACAGCCTGGGCAGTAGTAGCCGTAATTCAGGCTTGGATGTGGTTTGGAAATTCATTCATTATGCTTATGGCTGGCGTTCAGGGTATTCCACAGGCTTACTTTGAGGCAGCAGCAATCGACGGAGCCGGCAGATGGAAAACATTTGGAAAAATAACTCTACCACTGCTTCGACCAATTCTTTTATATGTAGCAGTTACATCACTTATCGGTGGTTTACAGCTCTTTGATTTGCCATTCCTTATCAATGGTGTGGCAGGTGCATCTACAGCAGGTGAGCCAGGTGGAACACTTCAGACTGTAGTTATGTACATGTACAAATTTGGTTTTGAAACTCATCAGGTTGGATTTGCATCAGCAATTGCATACACCCTGTTTATCATAATTCTTATTGTATCTGTACTTGAATTTAAATTTATCGGTGAAAAGGAGGACTAA
- a CDS encoding ABC transporter substrate-binding protein, with protein sequence MKLKKLLATILVGACALSLVACGSDGSDAVLEGENVDSATVGSEDGEKLVIWTLAKDLQTFAEKYAEENPDVQIETVVIEPADYVTKVQTALNGGQTTPDIIVGEPQMLEDFYDANYFEDLNQAPYNAQDYADQIVDYVWKVGQDSEGIQRAISYQITPAGIYYRRDIAEKVFGTEDPEEIGKLFADYDTVLNTAKTLKDAGYRIFASDAEINYFSGDSAWVVDGKLNVNQARLDYMDLVIDLYQNDYTAYANQWSTPWYQAMAGEVPILTADIQNYADDSVNVWDAEQFEEATKDLDKTEVFAFGLPSWGVLTLRDNVGETSGKWGVCSGPASGFGGGTFIGISSQSEHKDLAWDFLKWVTLDEETAEWWIEKSEGDTVSLVSVLEKHKDDENSVYGNQHMYSFWQAQAENIDYSKVTRYDKVINDAWGAAITAIKTGEKSKDDAIAEFYDVVESTYPDITVER encoded by the coding sequence ATGAAGCTAAAAAAATTATTAGCAACAATTCTCGTAGGCGCTTGTGCTTTGTCACTTGTTGCTTGCGGAAGCGATGGCAGTGATGCCGTATTAGAAGGCGAGAACGTAGATTCAGCAACAGTAGGTAGCGAGGACGGAGAGAAACTTGTTATCTGGACACTTGCAAAGGATCTTCAGACCTTCGCAGAGAAATATGCTGAGGAGAATCCTGATGTTCAAATTGAAACAGTAGTAATCGAACCAGCAGATTATGTAACAAAGGTACAGACAGCTCTTAACGGCGGTCAGACAACACCAGATATTATCGTAGGTGAGCCACAGATGCTTGAGGATTTCTACGATGCAAACTACTTTGAAGATTTAAATCAGGCACCATACAATGCACAGGATTATGCAGATCAGATTGTTGATTATGTATGGAAGGTTGGTCAGGATTCAGAAGGAATTCAGCGTGCAATTTCTTACCAGATTACACCAGCAGGTATCTACTATCGTAGAGACATAGCTGAGAAGGTATTTGGAACAGAAGATCCTGAAGAAATCGGAAAGCTTTTTGCTGATTATGACACAGTTCTTAATACAGCAAAGACACTTAAGGATGCAGGCTATAGAATCTTTGCTTCAGATGCTGAGATTAATTATTTTTCGGGGGATAGTGCGTGGGTCGTTGATGGAAAGCTTAACGTAAATCAGGCAAGACTTGACTATATGGACCTTGTAATTGATCTTTATCAGAATGACTATACTGCATATGCCAACCAGTGGTCTACACCATGGTATCAGGCTATGGCTGGCGAGGTACCTATCCTTACAGCTGACATCCAGAACTACGCAGATGATTCTGTAAACGTTTGGGATGCAGAACAGTTCGAGGAAGCTACAAAGGACCTTGACAAGACAGAGGTATTTGCATTTGGTCTTCCTAGCTGGGGCGTTCTTACACTTAGAGACAATGTAGGCGAGACATCAGGTAAGTGGGGCGTTTGCTCAGGACCTGCATCAGGCTTCGGTGGTGGTACATTCATCGGTATCTCATCTCAGTCAGAGCACAAGGATCTTGCTTGGGATTTCTTAAAGTGGGTAACACTTGATGAAGAGACAGCTGAGTGGTGGATTGAGAAGTCTGAAGGTGACACAGTTTCACTTGTATCAGTTCTCGAGAAGCACAAGGATGATGAGAATTCAGTATACGGAAATCAGCATATGTACTCATTCTGGCAGGCACAGGCTGAGAATATCGACTACTCTAAGGTAACTCGTTATGACAAGGTTATCAACGATGCTTGGGGTGCTGCTATTACAGCTATCAAGACTGGCGAGAAGAGCAAGGATGATGCAATCGCAGAGTTCTACGATGTAGTTGAATCTACATATCCAGATATTACTGTTGAAAGATAA
- a CDS encoding GH36-type glycosyl hydrolase domain-containing protein, whose product MSKINYVDKNGTFELKNPEHTSGLYLPMASKKGLKSAVTPDFGGDAKTDQNHFMIAPKSILNLSNDRDTRNFFLVMDGKLWSVTGVSAEQEANRFTDKEDSTKLTAGRMWQRVERNHTSGRLKSTTTIFDTLDHNAEIMLVTIENLSDEDLFFEPVAAIPLYGRSADNLRDHRHVTSLLNRAVITDDGVVMHPTLSFDERGHQKNDMSYFVFGRDENGNKPNRFIADVEDYLGAGGTFLRPRSLLDKNGKDTIWKKPTEAIDGKEIVAVLRFPKCSLKKSESCSFQIVTGMVDDENIAEMDIIRRFIYSKTQVENLFETTKNYWNSVADIIFETGNERFDGFMKWVSFQPELRRIFGCSFLPHHDYGRGGRGWRDLWQDCLALLLTDPTQVRDMLVNNFKGVRLDGTNATIIGDKKGEFKADRNGIPRVWMDHGFWPFLTVKLYMDQTGDLDILNEKVSYFKDALINRVTKRDEEHSKEYGLEQKNAKGEVYKGTILEHILLENLCAFYDVGAHNKIRLLNADWNDALDMAPDKGESVAFTCGYAGNLKELATYLRIYKAKTGRSKVSILKELLILLEEDSILVYGNPAKRRKVLEKYVQEVLGEIPGETVLVEIEKISVLLEHKADFMMKQIREEEWVTDKEGNGWFNGYYDNNGARVEGDFENGVRMMLTGQVFSIMSGTAKKESVASIVKSCDKYLYKKGLGGYALNTDFKDLRLDLGRMFGFAYGEKENGAVFSHMAVMYANALYKRGFVKEGYKAINELFMASDNFEISNNYPGVPEYFNEKGKGLYSYLTGAASWYLLTMVTEAFGVRGNAGDLYIEPKLLKEQFNEEGIAAIQVPFRGHRFKVVFKNTKHKDYGDYSISNVIIDSTSKVKPQKNQVIIPEKLLIDWNEKDHIVEIELK is encoded by the coding sequence ATGAGCAAGATAAATTACGTGGACAAAAATGGAACCTTTGAACTAAAGAATCCGGAGCACACTAGTGGATTATATTTGCCGATGGCAAGTAAAAAAGGATTAAAAAGTGCAGTTACACCTGATTTTGGCGGTGATGCAAAAACAGACCAAAATCATTTTATGATTGCACCTAAAAGCATATTAAATCTAAGCAATGACAGAGATACCAGGAATTTCTTTCTAGTGATGGATGGGAAATTATGGTCTGTAACAGGTGTTTCTGCTGAACAGGAAGCTAATAGATTTACAGATAAAGAGGACAGTACAAAGCTTACAGCAGGAAGAATGTGGCAGAGGGTAGAGAGAAATCACACTTCAGGTAGGCTGAAAAGCACTACAACTATTTTTGATACCCTCGACCATAATGCGGAGATAATGCTTGTAACTATTGAAAATCTTTCTGACGAGGATTTGTTTTTTGAGCCTGTGGCAGCCATACCGCTATATGGCAGAAGTGCTGACAATCTAAGGGATCATAGACATGTTACATCCCTACTTAATCGTGCAGTGATTACTGATGATGGAGTGGTTATGCATCCTACTCTTTCTTTTGATGAGAGAGGACATCAGAAAAATGACATGTCTTATTTCGTGTTTGGAAGAGATGAAAATGGCAATAAACCAAATAGATTTATTGCGGATGTTGAGGATTATCTTGGAGCAGGTGGTACATTCCTCAGACCTCGTAGCCTGTTAGATAAGAATGGTAAGGATACTATCTGGAAAAAGCCCACAGAGGCTATTGATGGCAAAGAGATTGTAGCTGTTCTTCGATTCCCTAAGTGCTCCTTGAAAAAGAGTGAAAGCTGTAGCTTTCAGATAGTTACAGGAATGGTTGACGATGAAAATATCGCAGAAATGGATATTATCAGAAGATTTATTTATTCGAAAACTCAGGTGGAAAATCTTTTTGAAACCACAAAAAATTACTGGAATAGTGTTGCTGATATTATTTTTGAAACTGGCAATGAAAGATTCGATGGATTTATGAAATGGGTGTCTTTTCAGCCAGAGCTTAGACGCATATTTGGCTGTTCATTCCTGCCTCATCACGATTATGGAAGAGGTGGAAGAGGTTGGAGAGATTTATGGCAGGACTGTCTGGCACTTCTTCTTACAGACCCTACCCAGGTTAGGGATATGCTTGTTAACAATTTCAAGGGAGTGAGACTGGATGGAACCAATGCCACAATAATCGGAGATAAAAAAGGCGAATTCAAGGCAGATAGAAACGGAATTCCTAGAGTTTGGATGGACCACGGCTTTTGGCCATTTTTGACGGTAAAGCTATATATGGACCAGACCGGTGATTTGGATATCTTAAATGAAAAGGTGTCATACTTTAAGGATGCACTTATAAATCGAGTGACAAAAAGAGATGAGGAGCATTCTAAAGAATATGGATTAGAACAGAAGAATGCAAAGGGTGAGGTATACAAGGGAACAATTCTTGAGCATATTCTGCTGGAAAATCTATGCGCCTTTTATGATGTTGGGGCACACAACAAAATAAGGCTACTTAATGCAGATTGGAATGATGCTTTGGATATGGCACCAGATAAGGGGGAGAGTGTCGCTTTCACCTGTGGTTATGCTGGAAATCTAAAGGAGCTTGCTACGTATTTACGAATTTACAAAGCAAAAACCGGCCGTAGCAAGGTTTCGATTTTGAAGGAACTTTTAATTCTTTTGGAGGAGGATTCTATTTTAGTATATGGAAATCCTGCCAAGAGAAGGAAAGTGCTGGAGAAATATGTTCAGGAGGTGTTAGGCGAAATTCCAGGGGAGACCGTCCTGGTAGAAATAGAGAAAATATCTGTTTTGTTAGAGCACAAGGCGGACTTTATGATGAAGCAAATCCGCGAAGAGGAATGGGTGACAGATAAGGAAGGAAATGGCTGGTTCAACGGCTACTACGACAATAATGGCGCCAGGGTAGAAGGAGATTTTGAGAATGGCGTCAGAATGATGCTGACAGGTCAGGTTTTCTCCATAATGAGTGGAACAGCTAAAAAGGAGTCTGTGGCATCCATTGTAAAATCCTGCGATAAGTATTTGTACAAAAAGGGTCTTGGAGGCTATGCCTTAAATACCGATTTTAAGGACCTTCGCCTGGATTTAGGAAGAATGTTTGGTTTCGCATATGGTGAAAAAGAGAACGGAGCGGTGTTCTCTCATATGGCTGTTATGTATGCCAACGCACTCTATAAAAGAGGTTTTGTAAAAGAGGGATATAAAGCTATAAATGAGCTTTTTATGGCATCGGATAATTTTGAAATCAGCAATAACTATCCTGGAGTTCCTGAATATTTTAATGAAAAGGGAAAAGGCCTTTACAGCTATCTTACAGGAGCTGCCAGCTGGTACCTGCTTACTATGGTGACAGAAGCCTTTGGTGTACGTGGAAATGCAGGAGATTTGTATATAGAGCCAAAGCTTTTAAAAGAGCAATTTAATGAGGAAGGAATAGCTGCTATTCAGGTGCCATTTAGAGGACATCGATTTAAGGTTGTTTTCAAAAATACAAAGCACAAGGATTATGGAGATTATTCAATTTCAAATGTAATTATTGACTCCACAAGCAAGGTGAAGCCTCAGAAAAATCAGGTGATAATTCCAGAAAAACTGTTGATAGATTGGAATGAAAAAGATCATATTGTGGAAATCGAATTGAAATAG
- a CDS encoding glycoside hydrolase family 3 protein: MQKWSRLLYQPALPLYGDRRVTGCEEHIKLSRKAASEGMVLLENDGVLPLSKEQPVALFGKGSIDYVKGGGGSGDVYCKYVHSLYDGLKAKGLSIYEPLISFYKDDLKEQYGNGRVPGMTSEPEISSELLNGAIAYTDTAIIVISRFSGEGWDRSSVECNNEYNPWESETSMPKISGEIFPKGDFYLTDEENKLVDIVKANFKKVIAVVNIGGIIDLRWIKEYGINGALYMGQGGMEGGDAAADILLGDVNPSGRLADTFAGTLEDYPSTEGFHESFNYVNYNEDIYVGYRYFLTIPEAEKKIVYPFGYGKSYTSFESNIVAMSLCDDTFYFTVKVTNTGSIPGKNVVQLYYSAPQGKLGKPSRELGAFAKTRVLGPNESQVITLSVSKYQISSYDDLGKVKEACYVLEKGEYKFFLGNDSLDVAATNLVWNNEEDEVVATLSHKLAPVELEKRMLADGSYEELPQGQHKAINESIIKKMEPGTEEGLTPSVRARDSYCLIYPYKEGTHPLSDVAEGKITLDEFMEQLSTEDLMNLVGGQPNTGVANTFGFGNLPEYGVPSAMTADGPAGVRIAPETGILTTAFPCATLLACTWNTHLIAQVGKAGGEEIKENNLAVWLTPAINIHRSPLCGRNFEYYSEDPLLAGKLGAALVDGIQCNRVGASVKHFACNNKETNRKHSDSRVSERALREIYLKAFEIVVKEAQPYTIMSAYNAVNGERASESHDLLTGILREEWGYEGMVTSDWWTRGEQYKEVNAGNDLKMGNGFVDRLKLADEKGALDHDQLKLNAKRILNTILKFD, encoded by the coding sequence ATGCAAAAATGGTCCAGATTATTATATCAGCCAGCTCTACCTTTATATGGAGATAGAAGAGTGACTGGCTGTGAGGAACATATAAAGCTTTCAAGAAAAGCAGCCAGTGAGGGAATGGTTTTACTTGAAAATGATGGGGTGCTCCCACTGTCAAAGGAACAGCCTGTGGCGCTTTTTGGTAAGGGAAGCATTGACTATGTAAAAGGAGGCGGTGGTTCAGGCGATGTATATTGCAAGTATGTTCATAGCCTGTATGATGGTCTAAAGGCTAAAGGCCTTTCAATTTATGAACCACTTATCAGCTTCTATAAAGATGATTTAAAAGAGCAGTATGGAAATGGAAGAGTTCCAGGTATGACTTCAGAGCCAGAGATTTCTTCTGAGCTTTTAAATGGCGCTATCGCATATACGGATACAGCGATTATCGTAATCTCAAGATTTTCAGGAGAAGGCTGGGATAGAAGTAGTGTTGAATGCAACAACGAATACAATCCTTGGGAATCTGAAACCTCTATGCCAAAGATTTCAGGAGAGATTTTCCCTAAGGGAGATTTCTATCTTACAGATGAGGAAAATAAGCTTGTAGATATCGTAAAAGCGAATTTCAAAAAAGTAATTGCGGTAGTAAATATTGGTGGAATCATCGATTTGAGATGGATCAAGGAATATGGTATTAACGGTGCGCTTTATATGGGACAAGGTGGAATGGAAGGTGGCGATGCAGCAGCTGATATTCTTCTTGGAGATGTGAATCCTTCCGGAAGACTTGCAGATACCTTTGCAGGCACTTTGGAGGACTATCCATCTACAGAAGGGTTCCACGAGTCCTTTAATTATGTAAATTATAATGAGGACATTTATGTAGGTTACAGATATTTCCTCACTATTCCAGAAGCTGAAAAGAAGATTGTCTATCCATTTGGATATGGAAAAAGCTACACAAGCTTTGAAAGCAATATAGTGGCAATGTCACTTTGCGATGATACATTTTACTTTACTGTAAAGGTTACAAACACTGGCAGCATTCCAGGAAAGAATGTTGTACAGCTATACTATAGTGCGCCACAGGGCAAGCTTGGAAAGCCATCCAGAGAGCTAGGAGCCTTTGCAAAGACCAGAGTTTTGGGCCCAAATGAGAGCCAGGTTATAACACTATCCGTTAGCAAATATCAGATTTCATCTTATGATGATTTGGGCAAGGTTAAGGAAGCTTGCTATGTATTAGAAAAAGGAGAGTACAAATTCTTCCTTGGAAATGATTCTTTGGATGTGGCAGCTACAAACCTGGTATGGAACAACGAGGAAGATGAGGTTGTGGCAACACTTTCTCATAAATTAGCTCCAGTTGAGCTGGAAAAAAGAATGCTTGCAGATGGTAGCTATGAGGAATTACCACAGGGTCAGCATAAGGCTATAAATGAAAGCATAATTAAAAAAATGGAGCCAGGAACAGAGGAGGGACTAACACCTTCTGTTAGGGCAAGGGATAGCTATTGCTTGATTTACCCATACAAGGAAGGGACCCATCCTCTATCCGATGTGGCAGAGGGAAAGATTACTCTTGATGAATTTATGGAGCAGTTATCTACAGAAGATTTGATGAATCTTGTAGGTGGTCAGCCAAATACTGGTGTTGCCAATACTTTCGGTTTTGGTAATCTCCCAGAATATGGCGTGCCTAGTGCTATGACAGCTGATGGACCTGCCGGAGTAAGAATTGCCCCAGAAACGGGAATCCTCACTACAGCCTTCCCTTGTGCTACACTTTTAGCTTGCACTTGGAACACGCATCTTATTGCTCAAGTAGGTAAAGCCGGTGGCGAAGAGATAAAGGAAAATAATCTTGCTGTTTGGCTTACCCCTGCAATCAATATTCATCGTAGTCCACTTTGTGGAAGAAACTTTGAGTATTATTCTGAGGATCCTCTTTTGGCAGGAAAGCTTGGAGCAGCTCTTGTAGATGGTATTCAGTGCAATCGCGTAGGTGCTTCTGTAAAGCATTTTGCTTGTAATAATAAGGAGACAAATAGAAAGCATAGCGATTCAAGAGTTTCAGAGAGAGCATTAAGAGAAATCTATTTGAAGGCCTTCGAAATTGTTGTAAAGGAAGCACAGCCATACACTATTATGAGCGCTTATAATGCGGTAAATGGAGAGAGAGCATCTGAAAGTCACGATTTACTTACAGGAATTCTCCGAGAAGAGTGGGGCTATGAAGGAATGGTTACATCAGATTGGTGGACCAGAGGAGAGCAGTACAAGGAAGTAAATGCAGGAAATGACCTGAAGATGGGAAATGGCTTTGTTGATAGGTTGAAGCTTGCGGATGAAAAAGGTGCATTAGACCATGACCAGTTAAAACTTAATGCAAAGAGAATTCTTAATACTATCCTGAAGTTCGATTAA